The following proteins are encoded in a genomic region of Gouania willdenowi chromosome 6, fGouWil2.1, whole genome shotgun sequence:
- the cnot4a gene encoding LOW QUALITY PROTEIN: CCR4-NOT transcription complex subunit 4 (The sequence of the model RefSeq protein was modified relative to this genomic sequence to represent the inferred CDS: inserted 2 bases in 1 codon), which translates to MSHSPELKDDPMECPLCMEPLEIDDVNFFPCTCGYQICRFCWHRIRTDENGLCPACRKPYPEDPAVYKPLSQEEIQRIKNEKKQKQNEKKQKVTENRKHLASVRVVQRNLVFVVGLSQRLADPEVLKRPEYFGRFGKIHKVVINNSTSYAGSQGPSASAYVTYIRSEDALRAIQCVNNVVVDGRTLKASLGTTKYCSYFLKSMQCPKPDCMYLHELGDEAASFTKEEMQAGKHQEYEQKLLQDLYKMNPSFLQPPTCSTEKSKSKSTSTQRSNSSNGKDGWPTLSGHGKLANGLSEDRKSPPLLDFLDQEGLSSDGLETEPGHSALSPFSSNCDSSSPNEKPSEPVCLVNGETLQQIPSSNSPSPPPGLSKPSLVVPISVSDLTARSPFEGAAAESQSLFSDNSNFRHPNPLPAGLPPFPSSPRASSDWPMTPEPQSLFTSDTIPVSSSTDWQAAFGFGSSTKQQDDDLGFDPFDVTRKALADLIEKELSVTERSPSSXPAPPQMHHRAVYSSFSFPGGHGQQPPGRYPWMGMATRSHLPHLNQSNAASHGNILDLNLPPQHSTGLGGIPISENSGAMDGLNMKEWQDGLRALLPNININFGGLPNSSSSSSSSSSNSVNHIGGPGGPSMTHSLSWDSAASWMDPAIITGIPASGNSLDCLHDDNPPHWLKSLQALTEMDAPPSLPPPSQPLHGGLLDARLPLHHRVGWAPYLPPPATANPPTHFQSPPPGFQTAFRAPPPPAELLQSAAADRH; encoded by the exons ATGTCCCACAGCCCCGAACTGAAGGACGACCCCATGGAGTGCCCTCTGTGCATGGAGCCGCTAGAGATCGACGACGTCAACTTCTTCCCCTGCACGTGTGGCTACCAGATCTGTCGCTTCTGCTGGCACCGCATCCGCACAGACGAGAACGGCCTCTGTCCCGCCTGCAGAAAG CCGTATCCAGAAGACCCCGCTGTGTACAAGCCGCTGTCACAAGAGGAGATCCAGAGGATAAAAAACgagaagaaacaaaaacagaacgaGAAAAAGCAGAAGGTGACAGAGAACCGCAAACATCTGGCCAGTGTGCGAGTGGTGCAGAGGAACCTGGTGTTTGTCGTTGGCCTGTCGCAGCGACTCGCCGACCCCGAG GTCCTAAAACGACCTGAATATTTTGGGAGGTTTGGGAAAATCCATAAAGTGGTCATCAACAACAGCACGTCGTACGCAGGGTCACAG GGTCCAAGTGCCAGCGCTTATGTCACTTATATTCGCTCTGAAGACGCTCTAAGAGCGATACAGTGTGTTAACAACGTGGTCGTTGATGGCAGAACACTCAAG GCATCTTTAGGCACAACAAAGTACTGCAGTTACTTCCTCAAAAGCATGCAGTGCCCTAAACCGGACTGTATGTATCTGCACGAGCTGGGAGACGAAGCAGCTAGCTTTACTAAGGAGGAGATGCAG GCGGGAAAGCATCAAGAATATGAACAGAAACTCCTCCAAGACCTTTACAAGATGAACCCTAGCTTTCTACAACCTCCAACGTGTTCTACAGAGAAGTCTAAGAGTAAATCCACCTCCACACAAAg ATCCAACAGTAGTAACGGTAAAGACGGTTGGCCCACGCTGTCGGGACACGGTAAACTGGCCAACGGGCTCTCAGAAGACAGGAAGTCTCCCCCTCTACTAGACTTTCTAGACCAAGAAGGTCTTTCCTCAGACGGACTAGAAACAGAGCCAGGACACAGTGCCCTGTCGCCTTTCTCCTCAAACTGTGACAGCAGCAG tcCCAATGAAAAACCATCAGAACCAGTTTGTTTGGTGAACGGTGAAACGCTCCAACAG attCCCAGCAGCAactctccttctcctcctcctgggCTCAGTAAACCCAGTCTGGTGGTTCCCATCAGTGTGTCGGACCTCACAGCTCGTTCTCCCTTTGAAGGAGCCGCCGCCGAGTCTCAGTCGCTTTTCTCAGACAACAGTAACTTCAGACACCCTAATCCACTCCCTGCCGGCCTGCCGCCCTTCCCTAGCTCGCCCAGAGCCAGCTCCGACTGGCCCATGACCCCAGAACCACAGAGCCTCTTCACATCAG ACACAATCCCAGTGTCATCGTCCACGGACTGGCAGGCGGCCTTTGGGTTCGGCTCGTCCACCAAACAGCAGGACGACGACCTAGGTTTTGACCCGTTCGATGTGACTCGGAAGGCGCTCGCCGACCTGATTGAGAAGGAGCTATCGGTGACGGAGCGTAgcccctcctc ccccgcccCCCCCCAAATGCACCACAGGGCCGTTTACAGCTCTTTCAGCTTCCCGGGGGGCCATGGGCAGCAACCGCCCGGGCGCTACCCCTGGATGGGCATGGCCACCAGGAGTCACTTGCCACACCTAAACCAATCCAACGCCGCCTCGCACGGCAACATCCTGGACCTGAACCTGCCCCCCCAGCACAGCACAGGGCTGGGAGGGATCCCCATCTCGG AAAACAGCGGCGCAATGGACGGCCTAAACATGAAGGAGTGGCAGGACGGGCTGAGAGCACTGCTGCCAAACATCAACATCAACTTTGGTGGACTACCCaactcttcttcctcctcttcctcctcctcctccaacaGCGTCAACCACATCGGTGGCCCGGGGGGGCCCAGCATGACACATAGCCTGAGCTGGGACAGTGCTGCTAGCTGGATGGACCCCGCCATCATCACAG GTATCCCAGCCTCGGGCAACAGTTTGGACTGTCTCCATGATGACAACCCCCCCCACTGGCTGAAATCGCTGCAAGCGCTGACAGAGATGGACGCCCCTCCCTCCCTGCCCCCTCCTTCTCAGCCCCTTCACGGCGGCCTGCTGGACGCTCGCCTCCCCCTCCACCACAGAGTTGGCTGGGCACCCTACCTGCCCCCCCCTGCCACCGCCAACCCCCCCACCCACTTTCAGTCCCCCCCGCCCGGTTTCCAGACCGCCTTCAGAGCACCGCCGCCCCCAGCGGAGCTGCTACAGAGCGCTGCCGCAGACCGCCACTGA